The genomic window CGATGGCCAAAGCTCTGGCTGACCTGAGACGGGAGCCTCCACCTCCAGGCAGTGTTAGAAGAAACACCTCTCATCGTCGGCCAGAGTCCGTCGTTTCTGCTTCAGGATCAACGAGAGGGAGCCAATATGGACATGGGATCAAATCGCCTAACTCACCTGGGCCTAATAGGATGTCGTACCAACAACATATGCCTCCTGCTCAATCTCGTGGATCAGTCGATATGACCCTGTCGCCGCCTCAACCTGGTCATACCGCAGCAGCGCTAGCCAAATCAATGGAAGAGTTCCGTCAACAATCCTCACGAGGCCCTGATCCGAAAAGACAATCAGTCAACTATTCGAACtttgctgatgatatcgtcgGAGCTCATCCTACTTCTcgaccttcatctccttctgtCGCCCCTAGAGCCCCATCACCTGCGATGATGCAACCGCCTACCCAGCCTGCTACTCATATCGCCGATGAAGTCTTGTCGCAATACCACCAAGCTTTCCCCGGAGAAAGGCAGGAAAGATCGAGATCTAGAGCAGGCTCAGTGATCTCTTCGCATTCCCGAGCTGGATCTTTCGTCgagcaacaacaacagcaacctCCACCTGTCTCACCTGGTAGAGAAGCATTTGCGGGCATTGGTGCAGGCGGTGGTAGAAGTCCAAGTCCCCAGCCACCCACTTTCCGATCTCCCTCACCTAGTCCGATGATGTCTCAGGGATCGCTTGGTCCTCAGAATTTGGGTATCAGCTTGGATGCGAAAGGTGGTGTAGCGCAAGATACAATGGCAGAAGCGTACAGGCGACAATTTgagcagcaacaacaacagcaacagcaacaaggtCCACCGCCGCAGCAGATGTCGAGCTATCCCGGTCAACGAACGAGTCGGTACGGTGCGCCTCcgcaacagcaacaagagGCATATGGGCAACAAGGAGGATACAACGCACAAGGACAAGATCAGAGAGGTTCGATGTACGGTGCACCAAAATCACCTGTTGCTACCGGTCAACCTCCTGTAGCTGGTAATCGACCTACATCGGGATACGGCCAGAATCAATCATTGCAATACGGTGTTCCTTCACCATCTGGACCAGGGTTTAGTCAATCACAGCAGCCCCCTCAACCAGCCTATAACGCTTATCCatctcaacagcaacaaccacAGCAGCAACATCCAGGCCAAGCATATAGTCAACAACAGCCACAGCAACCCCCTCAACCGGCTTACAACCAACATccctcacctacacctcaaTCACAATATCCCGTGGCTAATGGGTATCAATCCCAATCGTATGGTGCACAGGGATACCAGTCTTCCCCATCTGTTAACCAATATGCAAGATCAGCAAGTCCCGCTCCTGcccagcaacagcagcaatATGGATACAACAGAGGACcatcacctcaacctcaatatGGGGGTAGAGCTGGACAAAGTCCTAGTCCTCAGCCCAATCAACCACCAAGTAATGCCGCGCCGACCGGTCAATGGAGTACGACTGGATTACCCGTGTTGTTCTGTAAGTTTGCTTAAGTTTGCTTGAGTATCACCTGTCGTTCTACGCTTATGGTATTGCATTCGTAGATGTCAAAGCGCTTTATGATTACGCTGCTCAGTCATCTGCAGAATTCGATTTCCAAGCTGGCGATATCATCGCTGTGACTTCCACTCcggaggatggatggtggTCTGGTGAATTGCTGGACGAAGCTAGGAGGATACCTGGTAGAACTGATTTCCCAAGTAATTTGTGAGTGATGGTGTTTGCTCTGATCAGTCAGAAATTAAGCTGACTAGGAATGGTGGGATTCTATAGCGTTTGTTTATTCTAATCTACGAGGAATGACTGGTCTACCAAAAGGAGAGACATGTGCTAGCTTCAGGTGATTACGAGGCAAAAAGATGATAATAATAATGAACATGTGATTTTACCTTTTTATGATTCTATGAATATTATGCATGATACCTCTTTTCTCCCTGCTTGTGTGCTTGTGTTTCATGGTCaacaaggaagatgatgaatgaaaggatgaatgggaaggaaaggatTGACCTGACTGACCTCCACCTTTGAACAAGTGGACAATGATCCTACGCGTAGCGATAGCAGCGAGAATGACGGAATGAATCAACTAGATGAATGCACTATGACTGACTGTTGTTGATAACGGATGATAGCTCATCGTTCTGTCTTGTGAACCTGAAATCGTACCTCCATATCGTGTATCTAATCTTACAGTGACTTATCCAAAAtggacgaagaagctgatctcGCTTTGCTGGTGAGTCATTCGCTCTTATATCAGACTGTTGTTGACATGGACTAAACTCTGATCGTAGGATCAACATCTGCTCAAGACGAATCTACTCTCTCAGCGAATGACCAGTAAGTATTCGACTGCTACCAAAAcccagaagaagatctaCGATGAGAGGGCAAAAATCGAATTCGGAACTGATGTCTAAGTTCATACGATGCTAGATATACTTGGTCAGTTGGATAACAGATTATCGAGATTAGACAAAACAATAGCCCCCCTGGGATTACAACCTCTCACAAGGAAAGATGCCAGTGAGCCATACAGTGTCCAACACCAACTGAAACTACACCTATACTGTTAACTGACAGGATTGGTCTGTAATGTCGTAGACATCGAAGCGATCTTGTTACATCTTGAAGGTGGTAATAAACCTTCCAATTCTAATTCCAATGGTAAAACCTCATCAAATGGACCAATTCGACCCGCACGATCAATACCtatcccatccccatcatcgATAACGACATCTAATATCGTCACGCCTACTTCAGCCAATATACCCGGTCCTATACCCATATCGACCAAGACGTCTTCAGCAGCCACGTCGCCCGTCGCAGGTTACGCATTGGGTAATCCAATAATAACCAATCTCAAATCCAGTGCTAAACAATTGTCTCCTATACAATCAGCTgctccttccacttctgcCTCTCCTGCAGATGAGACTGCCCTTCTCACTCGGGGTCCAGATATCATGGCTTTGGGAGAATACTTTACTGCTCTGGATGGCGTGATACTGGATCTAGAGAGGATGTATAAGGGTTTGATGGAAGGCAGAGGAGGAGCGAGGGAAGCTGGTGTAAAGGACTTGGTAAGTTTTGTCTTAATCCTAtttgatgatcatacatACAATGCGATTTTGTCTTTGGGTTGTGGAATGCTGATATAATCGTTGGGTTGGGTGTATATAGAGTAATCTAGTCGAGATTGGATTCTCGGGGATGACACAGCTGTTCATCaaaatatcgaaagatgggatgggcAAAGTCGTAGACGCCGAAACGTTGTTGAGCAATGGTGAGTTTAGAGGTACTTTCATCCCGATCTAGGATCTAAGGCTGGATATCTTCGACGAACCACCTGTACCCTTGTATTTGTGTCGGGTGTCGGGGATGTAGTGGACAAAACCGGACTGACGGAATTGCTGGTTAGGTCCACCAACACCACCGAATTACTTCTCACCGCTATCAACCCTACATCCCTTGATCAACAAAATCACGTCTACTCTTTACCCTCCTTCGAACGCATCTACACCCAAAACCTTATCGATTATCCAACCGATATGGGACCAGACGATAAATACATTCGCCGAGATGAGAGGTGAATGGATGTGTAGGTGTTTGAATGGGCTGATAAACAAGGTCgaagaagcggatgaaggtgggatATGGGCTGATGGAAGGGGTAAGGAGAAGGTCAAAGGGTTGGTAGGATTATGGGAGGGCTTGTTGAGTCTTGTTGAGGTTAGTTCAGTCATTGCGATATTATGTCATCTATTTTGGTGACGATGGTGTACATAATGTGCTGACCAACAAGATATTTGGATGCTTTATCTTGCAGGCTGAAACCCTTCTTATCACCACACTCTTCCCTACTCATCCTCCTTCGACACTCCTTCTCCGCACACTCTCATCACCCATCGAAATCTTGCTCAAAATCCTTCAACCCACCATCAATtcaatcaagaaatcatTATCGTCCCAGACGTTCATCGCCCTACACTTGTACACGTCATTATCGTCAATCCAACAAACATGGGAAAACATATTAACGAAATGTCTAAATATGACGCAAACCTCTTTATCTACTATGGATGTTAAAGAGGTGTTAACAGTATTGAATCAACCGGTATCGACATTAAGATCATTGTGTTTAAGATCTTTCCCCGAATTCTTAGTGGATATACGAACGACCCGTATCGATTCTGCTCTGACTTCGTCAATAGCTGATATAACGTATTCGACGTTGAGTTATTTAGAACAATTACAATTACCGGAGTTCGAAAAGACAGTTGAAGGTTTGTTGGGCAAGTCGCATTCTGAAAGAAGTTGGTTAATGGGTCAGAAGGATGCGCCGTCGCCTGCTAGAAATGctggtgaggaaggtggtaCGGTCAACTTGTTTGTTGGTGAGTACATCTGGCCAGTACTTTGAGACGAATGTATTACTCTATCGAaattcttctcctcataTATCTTTAGTTAAGCTAGTTTACCTGCTCATCTGATTAGCCGATGTCCTTGGTACCCTCCTCATACACCTCGATGCGAGATCAAGGACGATGCGTAAACCGATAGGTCAAGCTTTCTTACTGAATAATCGTGAGTGATTCGATCGTTTCACGGACTATTTACCTATGCACCGGGGATGCTAATGTTTTGTTGGGTGGAAATGCAGTGTCGCATATACGGAATACCACGTCCTCCTTCCATTCTGATATTATAGGACCAGGGGCAGAAGATATGTTGAATAAGGCATTTAGAGATGCtaagaggtgagtctgaaCTTACTAATTTGACTAGCCTGAACATGATCACATATGTATGATAAGAAATATGCTAATTGTATGTTTTTCTATGCTATAGCCAATACTTATCAGAATTCCATTCGCTTGTAAATCTCCTAACGACTACCCACTCCACACCGCGATTCGGTGTACCAGTTCCTCAAGGAGAGAGACATCATTTGAAAGAATCTGCTAGTCAATTCTTTGATAGATTATCTGAACTTGAATCGGTCATTCTGCAATATCCCTTAAACAGGCAGGATCCAGATATGAGGGATAGGATCGCTAGGGAGGTGGAAAATATCGTTAGAGGCGGGTATGAGGTGTTTTGGGGGAGATGTGCTGGTAAAGGTATCGAAAAGTGTGAGTTTGACGTCTTCTGTGCATCTCAATCTTTGACAGCCATTTTGAATCCTTCATTGTGATGTGTAATGTACGTTGgactgatgatatatccagATCTACGAGGATCACCGGATGATATCACTCGAAGAGTTCAGGCTATGTTTAGGTAGATAGAGCTAGAGTGGTTAGTATCTACGAAAgatttatatatatacatggaTATGAGGATATCATATTCTTCCCTATGCTGTGCTATGCTATGCTTGGAAGGGAAGTGACTGTGACGGGATAGATGTTCTTGATTATGTTGTACGGAAATGACGATTGAATGTATGAATTATATATCTGATACGAAGTGGACAATGGCCGGTTAAAACGTCAACACGTATGCGGCTAGTAATCTTAGTCTCGAAGATTAGTTCAACATTATATCACTATATCTCCATTGAATCAACATCGTCCGGGTGTCAGTTGCATTGCGGTACTGCGCGATGTCAGATATAGACATTGGGAATCTAGCTTATGTCGAtatacaggtgagtgattgaaaTCTTTCGGCTGACTGCTGGCCAACATGGCCCAAGAGCGATCACATGTTTGACGGTTCAACCGAGAGTTGCTCACGGTGCTGATATTGTCACCCGTTATATTGCTATCTAGCACGATGCTCTAGCTGTATTTGATGATATAGAACAAGGGGTGGTCCTATCTGAAGATATCTGGATATCAGGTGTGAGTGTTATCCCAGAATACTTCCAGAATATCTGAATTGGTAGAAATATCGGCTGATGCTAAGAGTGGTGGTCTGAATAGTACAAAGCGGGCGAATCTTCCGTACATGGTAAAGCGAAGATTACATTTagggaaggtggtggatcgGATATAACATCGAGGGATGGTGTGAAGGTTGAAAGgtcttcatcgtcaaaggtgagtctgagtttGCATTTGCGCTTGCCTCAGCCTCGAACTTCAAGATGTATCTATGGAACGGTAAGAAGAAGTGAGATTTATCTGATCTGATGTTGTATCTTGCATTTAGACCAACTTTGACGTTTCTATACCGAAATTAAACATCGACAATCGTACAGTCAAGTACCCAAAacaaatcattcatccaCCTTATAAGAAATCATCAAACTTGGATGTAAGTTGAATTACTAGTTTTCTATCTGTACTCACGTTGTTCTTGTCATTGTCGGAAATTGAACAAGTTGTTATTCCACTGCAGGCACCACTTCacatcaactcactttcactcaACCCTAAATCACCTCATGTAGTGATAGGTGGACCGGATGGGTACTGCGTGATCTTACCTACTTCACTTAGTAGTACGGAGAAAGAGATACAGCTTAAAGGGCATGTAGGAGATGTGAGGGATGTAAAGTGGTTTCCTAGTGGAGAAGTGAGTTCAGTTCCAATTGCGTCCAAATCCAATCGCTGCTCTTTCCTCTACTCTATTTAGCGATATTCATGTTTTGACACACATTGAGGTATATGTTCATTTGTGCTCATATTGCCATATGGTATGGTTATAGGTGATTTTaacagcttcttcagattTGTCAATAAGGATATATGGTCGAGAAGGTATAAACCCCCGTACACTCCGTGGACATACTCGAGCAATCACTTCGACTTATATATTAGGAGTGGGCAAACAGATCTTATCGGCAAGTAAAGATGGTACGATCCGTTTGTGGGATATAGGAAAGGGAGAACAAGTTAGAAGATGGTTGATAGGTTTGGAAAGTAGGATGACCATCGAAGGGATGATTGTCGTTGAGGATCATCAGTTATTGCAATCGTTAGGGTTAGGTTcgggagagggagaaggaggagaaggaagagtgatGATCCTGAATGTACAAGATGGAATTTGgattcaacctttctcctcGACCGAAAAAGGAAGTGGATGGTTTATCAAGAATGATCTCAATAGTCaattgatatcgatggatcAGAGAGAAGGTCTCGTCGTCTTGGGATATATGAATGGGGTAATTGACATCATAGATTTAGTCAGATTACGAAAACCTTCAACCacaaaagaggaagaaaaagtGGGTATGGGAAGGAtaaaaaggataaagagaaatgAATCTTCAATATACAGCTTATACCTCACGTCAACATCAACGggagataaagatgaagtggatctgTATGTGGGCACTTCATCTGGATTACCTTGTTTGTTAGGTATAACAATAcgagaagatcgatttgaggtagaaacgaaagaggaattggcAGGTTGGGAAGCGACTGGCATCGAATGTTGGGGGAAGGTAGGGGATAATGTGTGGTGTGcgggaggtgaaggtggtttgaGAAGGTATTGAAGGGGATTTTATTGATGTTATGACAATTTATACCATGTTAAAAATTATGTAAAGGTCAGTTGACATTATGTCAATCAAATCCAATTGGTCAAACCGACTCAATACTGTTTATAGATAACGCATCAACCCAGACCGGAGTGGATGATAATAGTCACATCATGTTGTACAAGGGATAGAGGAATCTAAATCTTATCGCAGAAAGCCAAGGTATAGGAAGAAAAGTTGAAATGAATGAGGTGTCGGAATTATCGATCTCGCGAGAGTGCTAAAGGAAATCATCAATTAGCCTGGAGATACCAAGCTATCGTGAAGGAAAGACCACTTACGATTGTACATCAACAGCTTCTCGATGAGGTCGACTATAAATACATTGTCAGCTACTGGATTTGCGTATAAAGTAGGTAGGGGAATAGCTCACCATGGGTCAAAACCATTCTTCGACAACAATAACGTTTCCTAtattgatgtgagttggtCAGTATATCGTTCTCATGACGGCATCTCCACTCTAAGATCATGCAGTCTAGGCCATGATCATGATCCAGCTTCTAtgatttccttctccttttcgaAACATCTATCATAACAATGTCGACTTACAATTGAAGTCTATCCAACGCATCACTGAAAATCATCGTATCCATCAGCTCTGATCGTTTGAGCGACAACGATAATACAACAGCTTCAAACTCACCCTTCATCCACCCCGGCAGCTAATAACTCCAGATAACTGTCCCATAAATTTCCTATCACTTTACCACACGAGAAGCACCTAACGGGGATGATCTATTTAAGGGTAATCGAAGATGTTATTTATCAGCTGCGTTCTTGGAGGGAATGAGCCTATTGAATAGCTGTATTCACCATTTTGGACGAGGATGAGCGGATGTAGGATTATCGAAGCTgtggtcgatgatgatgagatggacaaTATGCGAGTAAATGGATTCCTAACtaatgatgatgctgaaaatcaaaataaTCTTTTGTTGCTTACACTTGCTTCGCAAAAGAGGACTGGGAGATCAACGGAATCAGATTGACCAGCATACAAATCCACGTCATGCTGTTCTGTGAAACCACGTGATTATCACTAGTTGGGATTTACGTCAACAACAGCACACAAATCATACGCGTCCATGTCCAAGCTCATCGTGTTTTTATCTCCTTATTTTCTCCCTTCTCAATGATAAGTCCATCGCATTAGCTCTACAATACCTAGATTCTGACCCACGCAGGAACATGCAACCTGCAAAAGCCAAGCCTGCGGCTTCAGCAGCGAAAGCAGCGCCTGCCGCCCCGAGGAAGACACGAGCGACAAGAACAGCGACAAAGCAGGATACAGACGCAGATGACTTGGTTGAAGGATTGGGTAAGCTGCAGTTGGGTCAACCTTCTCAGCCCATCAGACGGACAGTCAGAACCACAGCTCAAACATCGACGACTGGCACTTCGTCCAAACCCACTACCACGTCAAGGAAgaccactaccactaccaccagTACTCCAGCCAGAAAACCTACAACCACGACTACTTCAGCCGTGGGCTCGAACGCAAAGGGTAAATCGAAAGCTACCTCACTAGAAGATACTTTACCATGGGCACGGCCATCGTCTCCCTCCGACTCGAAACCGATGTCAGTCACAGACAGGATCAAAGGAGCTATGCAAGCTGTCAATGAAACGAGCAAATCACTTTCGGCAGCTTCAACCTCTGGATTTAGATACTCGACTTCAGCGATAACAGGAAGTGAAAAGGCAGGAAAAGGGGAATGGACAAATGAGAGAGTTGATACGCTGATAGCGACCTGTCAGATCGCTTTGAAGGTGTTGAGGGAATTTGACGAGAAGGGTCAATTGCAGGGGAAGGGtcttgatgttgagaggagTTCAAGTGGGATTGTCGTCAAATGCATCGCAATCGGAATGGTGAGCTTGCTTTCGGTGATTGAGGTACGTAGAAGCACAGCTGATAAAGTCACCAGCATCCTCAAGCTATGGAATTGATCATAGCTTCCCGTCCTTCATTGCTTCGCCTATATAAGCCTCGGCGCATACCCACTCAAACACCAGtagcatcaacatcagccCCGTCACGCGCTCAATCAAGCTCGTCGAGATCTACTGGTATAGCCACGTCAAGCGCAACGTCCTCTCGTTCTCATCTCACTGGCAAGAGCTCCGCGCCAATAAAACCAGAAAGCATACCTAAGGAATGGCTTGATATGACTAGACTACCTTCACCAGAGGAAGTTCTGGAATTAGCAGAAGCTTTAAGGAATGTGCTCTTCATGAATTTGATCTCGACTTGGACATGCCTTGTAGCACTTGCCAAGGACATAGATCAAGTAAGTAAAACACCTCATCGTCCGGAGAAGGAACCGATTAGCTGATTAGCATGTAGCTGATACCCATCCTGGTTCAACCGAAATCGGATGACGAATACCTTCATCCCCTTACCCTGGCTCTATCACTCCTCACACCAAGCATATCATTTTACCTACACACCTTCTACCGCCAAGTCAGCTCTCTGACTATACCGCCGACATCCTCCGCATACATTCATCTACGGCATCTCGCCCTACTAGCAATGTCAATAACCATATCGTCTTCTGCTAATAGCAAGACGAACCCAACCCAATACTGGGATACCGTACATCGCACCATAATAACCTTCATCAAAGGAGATGAACATAAAGAGAAGCTGAACGAAGCTGCTAAGGCCGTTGATGGAATTGTGGAATTTGTAGAGAATATGGTTCAGCAGAGGGGAGATACGGGCTGGTTCGAAGGGAAAGGTTGGTTGGGGTTGGTGGAAATGTGGATAGGTATAGGAAGAAGGGTAAGTCGGCTGCCGTGTTGCAATGGTGACTACTAGGGATTCTCTCAGCTGATGGTGTAACATAATCAGCTTGGAGACTCTGCAGTTATTGATAAACCTCTGGCTCTTCTCGCATCATGCACATCAATCACTAGATCTCCTTTACCGCAACGTCTTCAAACACCccaagctggaccatcaacTCCGCCCTCTTCTTCGACTGTAGCGAGTAAAGCAAACATACCTAAGACGCCCAGCTCAAGAAGTGATGcgaggaagatcaagaaccCTGACGTGGAGATAGCTAGGATATGTGGTGATCTTGCTAAGGCGAACTTGGCTATTGACAAGGCGCTATCTTGTAAGTTGTAACCAGATTGTAAATCTATCTTTCTGCAACGCTGACTTCAGGTTACAGCCAAATCTGCCTCGCCTAGTACAATAGAGTGCTTAGACTCTGCAGAGCTACTGACACTCGCGCATTCTATCAACTCCTTGCCTCAAAATGAAGATCTACCAGCGATGGCTGGGAAAGCCTGTAGAGCGTTCGAACGGGTCAGAAGAGGCTGTCTTAAAGTCTTGGAAGCATCGAACGATCCTAAGGATGGGGAACGGTTCGAGAGTGTCAAAGAGGGTATACAGGGATGGCTGAATAATTCCATTGAGTTTTGTGAGATTCTCGTGTATCCATCAATCGTAGTGAGTGAGATCAGATGTTTAGACGATATCTTTTGCTAAAAGTCAAGCCTTGCACCAGGACGAAGCTACGATCAGAGATACCATCATTCCATCCTATATGGATACGATCGTTCAATATTTTCGTCCACCTCAATCATACACTGCATTCTACCCCTATATGCCTCGAGCGCGTGAACTGATGGAAAAGACCTCCAGAATTGTGAATGACACTAACAAAGCAGAGTACTTCAGGTGTCTATCAACTTTGGCATACAATGCGGCGGGACAAACTTACCGATCGAATCAGAACGAGCAAGCCGCTGAACTATGTAAGATGAGTTGCGAATGGACGGCGGAAGCTCTCAGGTTGGTGGAGAACACAAgcaagaaggatgataagaGGTATACGATGATAGGAGATGTATTCAGTAGAAGGTGGGAACTGTTGGCGGGATGCTATCAGCGTTTAGGGAAAaaagatgtgagtggtacTGCCTTTGAGACACAGCAAAGCTGATTACTTTCAACAGGAGATGTTTTCCGCATACGCACATGTCTTTTCTTCCCaacccacttccactttctctcagatatcctcttcatcttccaccaaaTCGCTCAACGAGGTTTTCGGATCTCTGACGGAATTAAACAACTCGCTTAATCGCTTGGCCAGTGTGATACTTTGGGAACCTGCGACTTACACATCTCACGGACAGGAGCTGATCAAGCTAATGCAAGAGAACTCTTGTCCACCTGCTGCTATTGGGGCTATTGGAGAGAGAATATTGGCATTGCTAGAGGAAggggaatggaaagatgaggTAGCGAACATCAGCTTGGATTTGGGAGATTCTATTTTGAGCGCTTATGGAGAGGATCATCCAATTAGAAGAATCAGGTAAGATATCGATACACGTTGATCATACGATAGCTTATAATCCGTGTAGAGTCCTGGCCAAGATGATGGGTACCATTCTGACCTCGGGTCATCAGATGGATCGATTCCCTTCTTTAGTTGAGGAAGTAACCAAAGCATCGTCTCAATCTGTGAGTGACAAATACCGATGGTGTATCGAAAGAAATACgctgatatactgatctGCAGGATCTTGGCCAAGATACCggtttatcacctttcaaaGCGGAATACCTATCTTACACCTTGGTCCTGAAAGCAATGCAGACCTATCATGCTTCCTCTCATCCGACTTTGGATGTAATAACAGCGAGTAAAGAAGCGATTGAGAAGCTACGAAGTATCATCATacctcctactccacctGATCAATCTGAAGAACCTAAGAAAAAGGTACCCCTAGGAAGAAGTACCACTACTCAAGCTGTTGGTACGAGACCGACTAGAAGCACGACGAGGACAGTCTCGGAACCAAAAAAGCCGATTGCGAAGAAGGCAGTGACCAAGGCGTCCGCGGCTGGTGAGTATGATATAAGCTTTTCAGCTTGCCCAAAGCTAGCTTACATGCTGGATGTACACATAGGTGCCGCTGCAAAGGTCAAGCGGCGATCGAGTATAGGCCCATTCTTGGTCTTCGATGATTTGACCCGGTTGACGAGGTTTCTCGGTGAGCGCAACTCTTTTTGACGGCAACATTGGCAGCTGACCTCCAGTGATACCAGGCTCGCTTGCTGCTTTGCTCGGACTATTGGGACATCCATTTCAGCAGATTGAAGCATTGAAACTCCTCAGAGCTTTTCAGAGGAAcaaggatgatttggtggacGGTAGGTTCTTATCAGCCCATCAGTCTGGCAGACTTGCAAAAGCTAATAGTTGCTTCAGACTACGTTTTACGATCCGCTCAACTTGCTACGGAGTATCAGAAATTGGGTAAAACCTCTCGTGCGGGATTGGTGTTTGCACAAGCTCAAAAGGTCATCGGACACTCTAAAATCTTAGTCTCGCTTAAAGTGAGAGTTGAATTGGAGTTGAGATTCGCTTTTTACCTTGCTTTCAAGGGGGAAGTCACTAGAGCGTGAGTATCTCAGAGTCTACTCCTGAAGGGAAGTGGTTTATTGACTACCTGCGACAGTCAGGAAGTGTATGCCGAGGCGGCAGCTTTCGAGCTCGAAAAGGTCGAAATCGATAAGAATGCTAGCTTCAGTCGAAGGGTGATAGATAGATGTGAACAGCTAGAAAGGGCTGCATGGGCAAGAAGGGCGGTGGCTGCTATCTATGCTGCTCAAGTAAGCTCTCCAAATGATTTCATCCCATGATGGATATCCAGCTGACAATATGATGAAAGGACAACGCAGCAGCAGCT from Kwoniella botswanensis chromosome 3, complete sequence includes these protein-coding regions:
- a CDS encoding DNA-directed RNA polymerase I, II, and III subunit rpabc5; translated protein: MSLDMDAYDLCAVVDIIPVRCFSCGKVIGNLWDSYLELLAAGVDEGDALDRLQLKRYCCRRMVLTHVDLIEKLLMYNPLSRDR